From Ramlibacter tataouinensis, the proteins below share one genomic window:
- a CDS encoding DUF2065 domain-containing protein — MDWGALWTALALVLVLEGLFPFFSPGGWRQLFLRLLTMQDGQLRFFGLCSILLGLFMLWLAS; from the coding sequence TTGGATTGGGGTGCGCTCTGGACGGCGCTGGCCCTCGTGCTGGTGCTCGAGGGCCTGTTTCCTTTTTTCTCGCCCGGCGGCTGGCGCCAGCTGTTCCTGCGGCTGCTGACCATGCAGGACGGGCAGCTGCGCTTCTTCGGCCTTTGCAGCATCCTGCTGGGGCTCTTCATGCTCTGGCTGGCATCGTAA
- a CDS encoding ATP phosphoribosyltransferase regulatory subunit: MSAWVLPDHIADVLPSEARHIEELRRELLDTARGYGFELVMPPLLEHLESLLTGTGEALDLQTFKLVDQLSGRMMGLRADTTPQVARIDAHLLNRRGVARLCYCGPVLHTRPDRPHATREPLQFGAEIYGHAGQEADLEALLLALDCLKATRVGPLTVDMADVRIVRSLLAGVPVDSAAIGRVHAALAAKDASELAALTRDFPAAAREGLRALVSLYGDEKVLAEAEKVLPSSPALREALANLRWLAGHVQGARIGFDLGDLRGYAYYSGARFFIYTPGASDALVRGGRYDEVGAVFGRNRHAVGFSLDIKELAAVAAKRPLKAAIRAPWVEGGPDAAELREAIAALRGQGETVVCVLPGHESEVDEFHCDRQLARDGGRWRVMAL, encoded by the coding sequence ATGTCCGCCTGGGTCCTGCCGGATCACATCGCCGATGTACTGCCTTCCGAGGCCCGGCACATCGAGGAACTGCGACGCGAACTGCTGGACACTGCGCGGGGCTACGGCTTCGAACTGGTGATGCCGCCGCTGCTGGAGCACCTGGAGTCGCTCCTGACCGGCACCGGCGAAGCACTGGACCTGCAGACCTTCAAGCTCGTCGACCAGCTCTCGGGCCGCATGATGGGCCTGCGCGCCGACACCACGCCGCAGGTCGCCCGGATCGACGCCCACCTGCTCAACCGGCGCGGCGTGGCGCGCCTGTGCTACTGCGGCCCGGTGCTGCACACCCGCCCCGACCGTCCGCACGCCACCCGTGAACCGCTTCAGTTCGGCGCGGAGATCTACGGCCATGCGGGCCAGGAAGCCGACCTCGAGGCGCTGCTGCTGGCGCTCGACTGCCTGAAGGCCACCCGGGTCGGCCCGCTCACGGTGGACATGGCCGACGTGCGCATCGTGCGCTCGCTGCTGGCCGGCGTACCGGTGGATTCCGCTGCCATCGGCCGCGTGCATGCGGCGCTCGCGGCCAAGGATGCCAGCGAACTGGCCGCGCTGACCCGCGACTTCCCCGCCGCCGCCCGCGAGGGCCTGCGCGCGCTGGTCTCGTTGTACGGCGACGAGAAGGTGCTGGCCGAGGCCGAAAAGGTCCTGCCGTCCTCGCCGGCGCTGCGCGAGGCGCTGGCCAACCTGCGCTGGCTCGCGGGCCATGTGCAGGGCGCCCGCATCGGGTTCGACCTGGGCGACCTGCGCGGCTACGCCTACTACAGCGGCGCCCGCTTCTTCATCTACACCCCCGGCGCCAGCGACGCGCTGGTGCGCGGCGGGCGCTATGACGAAGTCGGCGCGGTGTTCGGCCGCAACCGGCATGCCGTCGGCTTCAGCCTCGACATCAAGGAGCTCGCTGCCGTGGCGGCGAAGCGTCCGCTCAAGGCCGCGATCCGCGCGCCCTGGGTCGAAGGCGGGCCGGATGCCGCCGAGCTGCGCGAGGCGATCGCCGCCTTGCGCGGGCAGGGCGAGACCGTGGTCTGCGTGCTGCCGGGCCATGAAAGCGAAGTGGACGAGTTCCACTGCGACCGCCAACTGGCGCGCGATGGCGGCCGTTGGCGCGTGATGGCCCTCTGA
- a CDS encoding adenylosuccinate synthase, whose amino-acid sequence MTKTKGRNVVVVGTQWGDEGKGKLVDWLTEMAQGVVRFHGGHNAGHTLVINGVKTALHLIPSGIMRPGVKCYIGNGVVLSAAKLFEEIEGLEKAGVEVRSRLRISEACPLILPFHSALDIAREQLREKGGTEKIGTTGRGIGPAYEDKIARRALRVQDLKHPQRFAEKLRVLLDLHNFALTQYLHASPVEFQPVLDECMRHAELLKPMIADVSRELNEAHLHGDNLLFEGAQGTLLDVDHGTYPYVTSSNCVAGNAAAGAGVGPGMLHYILGITKAYCTRVGGGPFPTELDWQTPGTVGWHLSTVGAEKGVTTGRSRRCGWFDAALLKRSAQVNGLSGLCITKLDVLDGLEELQLCTGYELDGQHIDILPLGADDISRCKPVYETMDGWSESTVGVTQYDKLPVNARLYLQRIEQVTGVPVDIISTSPDRDHTIMMRHPYLAD is encoded by the coding sequence ATGACGAAGACGAAGGGCCGCAATGTGGTCGTGGTCGGCACCCAGTGGGGTGACGAAGGCAAGGGCAAGCTGGTCGACTGGCTGACCGAGATGGCTCAGGGCGTCGTGCGCTTCCATGGCGGCCACAACGCCGGCCACACCCTGGTGATCAACGGCGTGAAGACGGCGCTGCACCTGATCCCCAGCGGCATCATGCGCCCCGGAGTGAAGTGCTACATCGGCAACGGCGTGGTGCTGTCCGCAGCCAAGCTGTTCGAGGAGATCGAAGGCCTGGAAAAAGCCGGTGTCGAGGTGCGTTCGCGCCTGCGCATCAGCGAGGCCTGCCCGCTGATCCTGCCCTTCCATTCGGCACTGGACATCGCGCGCGAGCAGTTGCGCGAGAAGGGCGGCACCGAGAAGATCGGCACCACCGGCCGCGGCATCGGCCCCGCCTACGAGGACAAGATCGCCCGCCGCGCCCTGCGCGTGCAGGACCTCAAGCATCCGCAGCGCTTCGCGGAGAAGCTGCGCGTGCTGCTGGACCTGCACAACTTCGCGCTCACCCAGTACTTGCACGCCAGTCCGGTCGAGTTCCAGCCGGTGCTGGACGAGTGCATGCGCCATGCCGAGCTGCTCAAGCCCATGATCGCCGACGTGTCGCGCGAGCTCAACGAGGCGCACCTGCACGGCGACAACCTGCTGTTCGAGGGCGCGCAGGGCACGCTGCTGGACGTGGACCACGGCACCTACCCCTATGTCACGTCCAGCAACTGCGTCGCGGGCAACGCGGCCGCGGGTGCGGGCGTGGGGCCGGGCATGCTGCACTACATCCTGGGCATCACCAAGGCCTACTGCACCCGCGTGGGAGGCGGCCCGTTCCCCACCGAACTCGACTGGCAGACGCCGGGCACCGTGGGCTGGCACCTTTCCACCGTGGGCGCGGAAAAGGGCGTCACCACCGGTCGCAGCCGCCGCTGCGGCTGGTTCGACGCCGCGCTGCTCAAGCGCAGCGCCCAGGTCAACGGCCTGTCGGGCCTGTGCATCACCAAACTCGACGTGCTCGACGGCCTGGAGGAACTGCAGCTGTGCACCGGCTACGAACTGGACGGGCAGCACATCGACATCCTGCCGTTGGGCGCCGACGACATTTCCCGCTGCAAGCCGGTGTACGAGACCATGGACGGCTGGAGCGAGAGCACGGTGGGCGTGACGCAATACGACAAGCTGCCTGTCAATGCGCGTTTGTACCTGCAGCGCATCGAGCAGGTGACCGGCGTTCCCGTCGATATCATCTCGACCAGCCCCGATCGTGACCACACGATCATGATGCGCCACCCCTACTTGGCGGACTGA
- a CDS encoding phosphoribosyltransferase produces MLTEDGKHLYVSYDEYHNLVEKLAIRIHQSGWQFDTILCLARGGMRPGDILSRIFDKPLAIMSTSSYRAEAGTVQGHLDIARYITTPKGEIAGKVLLVDDLADSGATLHSVLEMLRTSYKPITELRSAVIWTKGISKFTPDYSVEFLPTNPWIHQPFEAYDSLRPQQLLEKWKV; encoded by the coding sequence ATGTTGACCGAAGACGGCAAACACCTGTACGTCAGCTACGACGAGTACCACAACCTGGTCGAGAAGCTCGCGATCAGGATCCACCAGTCGGGTTGGCAGTTCGACACCATCCTGTGCCTGGCGCGTGGCGGCATGCGCCCCGGCGACATCCTGTCGCGCATCTTCGACAAGCCGCTCGCCATCATGTCCACCAGTTCCTACCGCGCCGAGGCCGGCACGGTGCAGGGGCACCTGGACATTGCGCGCTACATCACCACGCCCAAGGGCGAGATCGCCGGCAAGGTGCTGCTGGTGGACGACCTGGCGGACTCGGGTGCCACGCTGCACTCGGTGCTCGAGATGCTGCGCACCAGCTACAAGCCCATCACCGAGCTGCGCAGCGCGGTGATCTGGACCAAGGGCATCTCGAAATTCACGCCTGACTACTCGGTGGAGTTCCTGCCCACCAATCCCTGGATCCACCAGCCCTTCGAAGCCTACGACAGCCTGCGCCCGCAGCAGCTGCTCGAAAAGTGGAAGGTCTAA
- a CDS encoding PLP-dependent transferase — protein MSKPITDLIHHPYVPPAGFAAPQPGVYKASTVIFRDVAAMRARDWKSKQGYTYGLHGTPTTFMLEERIAMLEGGSQCVLVPSGLAAIANVGMSLLRSGDEVLIPHNAYGPNRVLAEGEFRQWGITHQLYDPMRPEDLASRIGSKTKLVWLEAPGSVTMEFPDLPQLARICRERGVPSGLDSTWSGGVAFNGFDAGADMVVHALTKYPSGGGDVLMGAIVTRDEALHLQLKLTHMRMGFGIGGNDAEAVLRSLPSLAVRYRAHDAAARQLAGWLKARPEVSQLLHPAFEGSPGHEHWRALCGGKPGLSGASAEGLAAGLFSVVFHERYSVAQIDRFCDALRLFKLGYSWGGPVSLVVPYDMKLLRQPSVWPHQGILVRFSVGLEDADDLRADLEQALHAMA, from the coding sequence ATGAGCAAGCCGATCACGGACCTGATTCACCACCCTTACGTCCCGCCCGCGGGCTTCGCGGCCCCGCAGCCGGGCGTCTACAAGGCATCCACCGTCATCTTCCGCGACGTCGCGGCCATGCGCGCGCGCGACTGGAAGAGCAAGCAGGGCTACACCTACGGCCTGCACGGCACGCCGACCACCTTCATGCTGGAGGAGCGCATTGCCATGCTCGAAGGCGGCAGCCAGTGCGTGCTGGTGCCCAGCGGCCTGGCGGCGATCGCCAACGTCGGCATGTCCCTGCTCAGGTCCGGCGACGAGGTGCTGATTCCGCACAACGCCTACGGTCCCAACAGGGTCCTGGCCGAGGGCGAATTCAGGCAATGGGGCATCACCCACCAGCTCTATGACCCCATGCGCCCGGAGGACCTCGCGTCCCGCATCGGCTCGAAGACCAAGTTGGTGTGGCTGGAGGCGCCGGGCTCGGTGACCATGGAGTTTCCCGACCTGCCGCAACTGGCTCGCATCTGCCGCGAGCGAGGCGTGCCCAGCGGGCTGGACAGCACCTGGTCCGGTGGCGTGGCCTTCAACGGCTTCGACGCCGGAGCCGACATGGTCGTGCATGCGCTGACCAAGTACCCCAGCGGCGGTGGCGACGTGCTGATGGGCGCGATCGTCACGCGCGACGAGGCGCTTCACCTGCAGCTCAAGCTCACGCACATGCGCATGGGCTTCGGCATCGGCGGCAACGACGCCGAGGCGGTGCTTCGCTCGCTGCCGAGCCTGGCGGTGCGCTACCGCGCCCACGACGCCGCAGCGCGCCAGCTGGCCGGATGGTTGAAAGCGCGCCCGGAGGTCTCGCAGCTGCTGCATCCGGCTTTCGAGGGATCGCCAGGACACGAGCATTGGCGGGCACTGTGCGGCGGCAAACCGGGACTCAGCGGCGCCTCGGCGGAAGGACTCGCCGCGGGCCTGTTCTCGGTGGTTTTCCACGAGCGCTACAGCGTGGCGCAGATCGATCGCTTCTGCGATGCGCTGAGGCTCTTCAAGCTCGGCTACTCCTGGGGCGGGCCGGTCAGCCTGGTCGTGCCCTACGACATGAAGCTGCTGCGCCAGCCCTCCGTCTGGCCGCACCAGGGCATCCTGGTGCGCTTTTCGGTGGGGCTGGAGGACGCGGACGACCTGCGCGCGGATCTGGAGCAGGCCCTTCACGCAATGGCATGA